The Mauremys reevesii isolate NIE-2019 linkage group 22, ASM1616193v1, whole genome shotgun sequence genomic interval tggcattttcagtgaggactgccccaggcacgccaggtcacactaagcactgaagttaaattaatagaatttttttgacaaagtcttatgaaatcaactgaactcctttgttttctttcatctgagcagggtttccagtttccaaacctaatgtgatctcccagctggaacaaggggaagagccatgggtcccagacctgcagggttctgaggaaagagagatcctgagagctccctgcacaggtgaggaaacattaaaccaactcagaatctataagtgcctgaaggaaacatctgggatgccctacaaagcccttgggaggtctctcagttcattattgtccctagcaggggtcagaTCCTCCAGGTAAATGTAGCTCATGGGTTCctgtagatcctagcagacaccaggaaatagtttcctcccttccctctgtGAATTTAGATGGGATGTGAAGgccgaattgatcccctcctctctcctatttgggggaaagtttgggggagttcagtttctGATCTTTACTTGACACCTCTCCAgcactgttttattttgctcttcccgtttccatccctgtttgaggtttctgtctgtatcacagcaggtgatgcaatggattgtgagaaagaggagcagaattctcagcaggaaaatgttgagcaagtgaataaacacagagaattatcgcaaagatcgaaaaggaatgtgtccaggagttaTGAGCTcggaaaatcctgtgagattcagcacggACCAGAAAGAGAACAGGGaagccagccaggggagaaagtgggtaaatgtatcTCCTGTCCAGGAACTCAGAAAGACCttaaggaaaccacaacacaacaggaaatcctcaggggaaagagaaaaaatacatgcactgagtgtgggaaaaacttccgtGACTATTCAGCCCTtattagtcatcagagaatccacacagggaagcggctgtatgaatgcagtgagtgtgggaaaatctTCACTCCTAGATCACagcttattaggcatcagagaatccacagaggggagcggccctatgaatgcagtgagtgtgggaaaagcttcactcagagatcacaccttactaggcatcagataatccacagaggggagaggccctataaatgcagtgagtgtgggaaaagcttcactcacagatcaggcctttctgaacatcagagaatccacacaggagagcggaTCTTTGAATgcaatgagtgtgggaaaagcttcactcaaagatcaggtCTTTTTCaacatcaaagaatccacacaggggagaggccctatgaatgcagtgagtgtgggaaaagcttcactcacagatcagtgctttctgaacatcagagaatccacacaggggagcggctctatgaatgccgtgaatgtgggaaaaacttcaatcacagctcacaccttattaggcatcagataatccacacaggggagcggccctttgaatgcagtgtgtgtaggaaaaacttcactcataaagcagccctttctgaacatcagaatATCCACACCGGTgtgagaccctatgaatgcagtgtgtgtgggaaaaacttcactcacagatcatcCATTATTaggcatcggagaatccacaaaggggagaggccctttgaatgcagtgagtgtggaaaaagcttcactcaaagatcaggtctgtttcagcatcagagaatccacacaagggagagaCCCTAACACTGCACTACATGTGGGACTGCCTTCTCTTTGCACTCAGACCAtgttaggcatcagagaatctgcaagggggcTCAACATGATAAAAACGTCTAGAGTtaccattatttttttttctttaatacttttcctgattcccacatagcaacttttaaagctgtttgacTGTTTGCAGCACTGTTATCCCAGTTTGTCTAGTTGattggcccatttttgccttttgcagttctcCCTGTTTTGAGGTGGACAAATAGGTCTCTCATttgagtgtgcccttcctattgggaaccagggagcatcacattaggtaataaaaaggtaataattggagatatacccatctcctagaactggaagggaccttgaaaggtcattgagtccagccccctgccttcactagcaggaccagtttttgccccagatccctaagtggccccctcaaggattgaattcacaaccctgggtttagcaggccaatgctcaaaccactgagctatccctccccactttcctcctctttcaaagttattgttagaatGTGATGTTATTAATATGAACTGGGACCGTAGAGACAAGTGGTGTCCAATAGAAATTCAATGCTAACCACACTCGTGGTTTTGAATTTTTCTTATTAGCCATATTATAAAAAAGCCATATGCATTGGCCACAATTCAGTAGCCTATTAGCCACATGTAGCTAGTGGCAAACATATTGGACACCACTGGTATAGGTCATTGTTGCaactaaggtcctgtagtggaaccaaatcttgtataaagtgGGTtgaataaggtgtctaagacaaggttatgatttgctggttatgttTA includes:
- the LOC120388905 gene encoding gastrula zinc finger protein XlCGF8.2DB-like encodes the protein MDCEKEEQNSQQENVEQVNKHRELSQRSKRNVSRSYELGKSCEIQHGPEREQGSQPGEKVGKCISCPGTQKDLKETTTQQEILRGKRKNTCTECGKNFRDYSALISHQRIHTGKRLYECSECGKIFTPRSQLIRHQRIHRGERPYECSECGKSFTQRSHLTRHQIIHRGERPYKCSECGKSFTHRSGLSEHQRIHTGERIFECNECGKSFTQRSGLFQHQRIHTGERPYECSECGKSFTHRSVLSEHQRIHTGERLYECRECGKNFNHSSHLIRHQIIHTGERPFECSVCRKNFTHKAALSEHQNIHTGVRPYECSVCGKNFTHRSSIIRHRRIHKGERPFECSECGKSFTQRSGLFQHQRIHTRERP